Within the Gordonia westfalica genome, the region CGGTCCAGGTCAAGGGCAAGGTCCGCAGCCGCATCACCGTCGCCGCCGATGCCGATGAGGACACCCTGCGCTCCACCGCCCTCGCCGACGAGAAGGTCGCCGCTCTCCTCGACGGTGCCGAGCCGCGCAAGGTGATCGTGGTGCCCGGCCGGATGGTCAACGTCGTCCCCTGAGGTGCGAGGAGCGCCAGCGACGGTCCGTTTTGCTCCCTGAGGTGCGAGGAGCGTCAGCGACGGCCCGCTTGCTCCCTGAGGTGCGAGGAGCGCCAGCGACGGCCCGCTTGCTCCCTGAGGTGCGAGGAGCGTTAGCGACGGCCCGCTTGCTCCCTGAGGTGCGAGGAGCGTTAGCGACGAGCCACGAAGGGCCCGCGACCGAACAGTGTTGCCGCCCAACTGCTTCGATCACGGTGTGACGATCGGGAATCCCGGGTCGGGGTTGTCGATCAGCCCGATCACGGTTGCGATCACCGACGTGTCGCCGTCGAGAACGGCACCGTCGGGCGCCGCGCCGGTGAGAAGTCCGAGTAGATCGCGTTTGGTGAGTGTCACGACGAGATCGGCGGAATCCTGCCGCCGCGTGGGGAAGTGGATCAGGACGCCGTTCGACAGTTCCATCCGGTAGGTCTCGTCCAGATCGGTGATATGCCAACGGATCGAGGCCGAGAGGTCCCAGGCCCGCGGACCGTCGATGCGGATGGCGAGACTGTCGAAGAGTTGGGTGACGGTGAGCGCCGACGCCACTCCGGCGGCGTTGATCGGGGCGGCGTGGACCCGCCCGCCGAGTTCGTCGGCGCCGACGAGGAAGTTGTTGCGCCAGGTGGCGCATTCGGCGCCGTAACCCAGCGTTGTGAAGACCTGTGCGAGTAGCTCTTTCGCACCGGCATGGTCCGGATCGGCGAACACCGCATGACCGGCCAGTTCCGCGGCGAATCGGAGATCCCCGTCGTCGGCGAACTCTCGCGCTTTGGCGACCGTGGCCTCGATACCGCCGAGTGCCTGTACGTACCGAGCGGCGGCCGCTTCCGGTGGATGCTGCCACAGATGCGCCGGGTTGCCGTCGTACCAGCCGAGATAGCGCTGATAGATGGCCTTGACGTTGTGGCTGACCGAGCCGTAGTAACCGCGGGCGTGCCAGGCCGCGTCGAGCACCGGTGGCATCGGGAAGTCCTCGGCGATCTCGCTGCCGAGGTAGCCCTGGTTGAGTCGACGCAGCGTCTGATCGTGCAGGTAGGCGTACAGGTCGCGCTGCTGGGTCAGATAGACGAGGATCTCCTCGGTTCCCCACGTCGGCCAATGATGCGACGCGAAAGCGACATCGGAGTCGTAGGCGAACATCTCGATGGCCTCGCTGAGGTACCGGGACCAGATCCGGGCGTCGCGAACCTGTGCACCGCGGAGGGTCAGGAGGTTGTGAAGGTTGTGAGTTGCGTTCTCCGCCAGGCACAGTGCTCGATGGTCGGGGAACCAGAAGTTCATCTCCGACGGCGCTTCCGTCCCCGGCGTGACCTGGAAGACCATCCGGACACCGTCGAAGGTCTCCTCCTGCCCGGTGTGGGTCATGTCGAGCGTCGGCGCGATCAGACCCACCGTGCCGGTGGATGTACTGGGGCCGAGGCCGGCGCCGAGGGTTCCGGTCGCACCGACCGGCAGGACGATCCCCGTGTGGTACATGCTGCGCCGCAGCATCGCGGTGCCGGCGTAGACGTTCTCGGAGACGGCATGTTGGAGAAAGTGTTCGGGCGCGACGATCGGCACCGTCGTGTCGGCGTCGACGACGCCGAGCCCACCGCCGAAGTGGTCGACGTGGGAGTGGGTGTAGATGACCGCGCTCACCGGACGGTCACCACGATGCTCGCGATAGAGGGCGAGGGCGGCCGCCGCACACTCCGACGAGACCAGCGGATCGATGACCACCACACCGGTGTCGCCCTCGACCAGCGTCATGTTCGACAGGTCGTACCCGCGGATCTGGTAGATGCCGTCGGTCACCTCGAACAAACCATGCACGGACGTCAGCTGCGCCTGACGCCAGAGACTGGGGTTCACGGTGTCGGGACAGTCACCGGCGGTCGCCTCGGCGAAACCAGCGGCGTCGTAGACGACCCGGCCGTCCCCACCGTGAATGACAGCCGGTTCGAGTACCCCGATCAGACCGCGGTTGGCATTGTCGAAGTCTGTTCGGTCGGAGAAATCGGAAG harbors:
- a CDS encoding alkyl/aryl-sulfatase — encoded protein: MSSDFSDRTDFDNANRGLIGVLEPAVIHGGDGRVVYDAAGFAEATAGDCPDTVNPSLWRQAQLTSVHGLFEVTDGIYQIRGYDLSNMTLVEGDTGVVVIDPLVSSECAAAALALYREHRGDRPVSAVIYTHSHVDHFGGGLGVVDADTTVPIVAPEHFLQHAVSENVYAGTAMLRRSMYHTGIVLPVGATGTLGAGLGPSTSTGTVGLIAPTLDMTHTGQEETFDGVRMVFQVTPGTEAPSEMNFWFPDHRALCLAENATHNLHNLLTLRGAQVRDARIWSRYLSEAIEMFAYDSDVAFASHHWPTWGTEEILVYLTQQRDLYAYLHDQTLRRLNQGYLGSEIAEDFPMPPVLDAAWHARGYYGSVSHNVKAIYQRYLGWYDGNPAHLWQHPPEAAAARYVQALGGIEATVAKAREFADDGDLRFAAELAGHAVFADPDHAGAKELLAQVFTTLGYGAECATWRNNFLVGADELGGRVHAAPINAAGVASALTVTQLFDSLAIRIDGPRAWDLSASIRWHITDLDETYRMELSNGVLIHFPTRRQDSADLVVTLTKRDLLGLLTGAAPDGAVLDGDTSVIATVIGLIDNPDPGFPIVTP